The DNA segment gtagccgcctcccttgCGTTGTCTGCGTTCTGGAACTTCAGAACAcccaaaaatatgatatatcttctatttatatgatccggaacccataccaattaatttccttccaaCACAAAGACTTTTCGGAATAGTCGCAATGAAAATCAGCTTTCTGGAATTGTGACTCGCGCGCAGGAGAGTTCAAATCTCACTCGCGCGCCATGCAATTTCTGCTGCGAgtgacgattttgaaaaatttatatctcgggttctagccgtcggatcgagctggaatatggacagcagcttcaaaacatcttgaatttatttctgaacggtggagattggatttggatctctccaaaattaaatttgattttttgaacaaagctgctccgtaattcactcttcaacaattcattttcctacaaaattaacccgaggagtgaaatacacaagcatgcactaaaacacataaaaacacataaaaataatataaatgcacacaaaatagacataaaccaatcacgaactaatgcatacaaaatgcacttatcaatgagAAACTTAGTTCATAAAGAAATCcaaaaaataagaaaacatGGTCTTCAAATAATTCATCCAAATAACAGTTCAACGAAGAGAAGAATGAGAACAAAACTAGAGGTCGAATTCTCCATCCCAGATCAATGACATCTCCGTCTCTTTATCCAAATCTCTACTTTCGATGCTCTTCTCTTCTCCCTTTCAATAGCCGCCTTTTACTTTTCTCTTCGTAACCCTTGATAATCCCCCTAATAGGCTCGAGATGTCCTTTTCAATCCAAGAGTCCACATTTCCAAAAATTATGCATCTTGTCAGGCGCAGGGGCTCCTAGGAACAGTCATGGGTGTGCCCTGCCTTTGGGCACGGGGGTGCCTAAGTAGCGCAGGGGTGCTTATGGAGTGGCACGGGTACACCTCAAGTATTGTTTTGCATCTTTGGTTTTTGCATAGGCGGCAGAGAGGCTCCCCTGCTTAGGCGTTGGGGTGTCTCATGACATGCTTCTAGGTCCATTCTTTATGCATCTTACTTTATCCTCCACTGATTTGGACCCTTTTTCCTCCATTTAGATCACATTTCATGATATTACCCTTTCTTGTGACAACAAAAACAATAACGAAACACATAATTCTCCTCACAAATACAAAAATTCAAGTAAAATATATGAGATAAAAATGcaataaattgcacttatcttTGTTACTGTCGGAGTTGAGATAATCAGATTGTAATTTGCTAACCCAAAACCAATCAATATGAAAATTTTGTAAGACGCTTATTCACCCCTTTTAAACATCTAGACGATCCTAGCACTACTAGACGTCCACATGTATTGCGTGTacaacataatacataaacattatcATGTGTTTTATAATGTGTTATACGTATGAAACACATTTTTGGAAATATGTGATTTGATTATGATATTagtgttgtgaaaaataaaaaatttatggtaaaaagtaaaaactccaaaactcaaaatatatcaaactctacacttcacaaatttttttctctcaattcaattgtatttttcatcacaaatgaagacctatttataaatctcaattggagataattccaaaaatttaaatacatcattacttacatcatcacacacttactattcaacattcaactctaattttcaacattcaactataataataataataataataatatattttcaacactcccccttgtgatgatgatcgtcatacgatgattgtctttattacgtgttttatattGGGATAAAAACCttagtaaggaaaaaagagtgcacacttaaactccccctcatgttaacccGAGTGATTCTTCACgtattccgtagattgcgcatctcaatgttatatatatgctttctgaatattgcCATAGGAAGcacctttgtgaagagatctgatgagttctcacttaatTGAATGTAAcggatatcaatatctttattcttttcAAGCTcatgagtgtaggcaaagaactttgggagGGATATgcttggttctgtcacttttgatgtatccttctttcatttgagcaatacatgcagcattatcttcatacagcgtcacaggcttcttgtctactgataatccacaagaattttggatatgttgtgtcattgattttagccaaacacattcacgacttgcttcatatagcgcaataatctcggcatgatttgatgaagttgttacatgTGTTTGTTtttgtgaacgccaagaaattgcagtgtctccacgagtaaatacatatccggtttgggaacgtgccttatgtggatcagataaatatccagcaccAGCATAACCattgatactttgattggtgtcttttaagtacaaaagtcccaaatctgtcgttcctcgaaGATAACGGAAtgtatgtttaattccgttccagtgcctctttttTGGATATgagctgaatcttgccaataaatttacagtaaAAGATATTTCAGGTCTAgtacaatttgcaagatacatcaGGGCACCAAtagcacttagatatggtacttctggaccaagaattatttcatcatcttcacatggaagaaatggatcattttctatgtttaatgatcttacaaccattggagtacttaatggatttgatttatccatattaaaacgtttaaggactttttctgtataattttcctggtgaacaaaaattccacattctttttattcgatttgcaaacccagacaattcttggtttttccaagatccttcattttgaattctttcttcaagtacatcataacttcttgaattttcttattcgttccaatgatgtttaaatcatcaacatatacagcaataattacacatcctgatgttgttttcttgatgaaaacacaagggcatattggatcatttacatatccctttttcatcaagtgctcacttagccgattatacaacattcggccggattgcttcaacccatatctttgcaatttcacagaataaaattctctgggttttgaactttgcgcttcaggcatcttaaatccttcagggattttcatgtatatatcactatcaagtgatccgtataagtaagttGTAACAACATCGATAAGAcacatttcaaaattttcagacactgccaaactaatcaaatatcgaaacgtaattgcatccataacaggagaatatgtttcttcataatcaattccagccatttgagaaaaaccttgtgcaaaaaatctagctttatatctgactatttcatttttctcttttcgctttcgaataaaaactcatttgtatccaacaggttttacaccttcaggtgtaaggactataggtccaaaaacattgcgtttatttagcaaatccaattcaacctggatgacatcattccattttgcccaatcatgccgagttttacattcaccaaaagattttggttcatgatcttcattctcatttatgatgtcacaagccacattataagaaaatatctcatcaatatcttctatatcttttcagtttcatatttttccagtattaatataattgatagaaatttcacgattctcgtcagtttgtggttttgacagaacattttcatcatcaggtgtttcttctggaacaccattttctattttgtgatcatcgtgtttctctatgcattTTCTTTTTCGAgcatttttatccttggaaccgactggtcttccatgcttcaagcgttttatgacatcatgaatgtcttcaatttgtttctttgacatttcaattcgagcaggggcatttacatcatgtatatatgattttgttacctcttttgtgtctgcaaatgcatctggaatttgatttgcaattctttgcagtacacaatttgctgtacatctttctcacattctttggtccttggatccaaatatAATAATGATGGTATataccatgtgatttttttttcgatgtgtttcttttctccccctaacattgggaatattttttcattaaaatgacaatcagcaaaacgtgtTGTAAACAAATCGCCTgtttgaggctcaagatattgaatgattgatgggctatcataaccgatataaataccggtTTTtttttgaggacccattttttatcgttgaggtggtgcaatacgcacatacaccatacatccaaaaattctcagatgagaaatatttggttctttaccaaatacaagctgcaatggggagaatttatgatatgcacttggtctaatgcgaattaatgccgcagcatgtaaaattgcatgtccccatatagaaatagggaattgttctcataatcattggtctagcaatcagttgtagacgtttaatcaataattcaactaatccattctgtgtatgaacatgagcaacaggatgtttaacagtaattcccattgacatacaatagtcattgaaagtttgagAAGTAAATTCTttagcattatcaagtcttattttcttgattgtataatcggaaaattgatttcgcaatattattatttgagccattaatattgcaaatgccacattccgagttgacaataagcatacatgtgaccatctgctagagacatcgatcaataccataaaatatcgaaatggtccacatgatgGATGAATTGGACCATAAATATCACCCTAAAtatgttcaagaaatatgggtgattctgtttggattttagctagcgatggtcttataataagttttccaagagaacatgctttacattgaaacttattattctgaaagatcttttggtttttcaatggatgaccatgcgtattttcaataattctttgcataattattgaaccaggatgtcccaatcgatcatgtcaattggttaatattgaagaactattaaccaccatatctgattcgattggccttatatgtgtataatgcaatccagtagggagcattgataacttttcaaccacatatttctttcctgatttatatgtggtaagacacatatatttctgatttccatcagttatcgtctcagtatcatacccatgagaatatatgtcattaaaactcaacaaatttttttttattctggtgaatataaaacatcatttatcaaaaattttgtaccattaggtaacaaaaaatgtgcttttccacaaccttcaatcaactctacaggacctgatattgtattcaccattgtttttgtttgttttaatttcaagaaatatcttttatctcggagaatagtgtgcgttgtaccactatcgggtatgcaaacttccatgaGATTATTTCCTTGTTTAGCTTTGCTCATACCGTTTTCTATTTTgaacttcaaaagaaaatatgcaataaagaaaattaaTGACATTATAAGAAAAATATAACATATTTCATAATACAAGAATACATGAGAAATACATTATGTTACAttctagtcccaccaatatattaatcaatgtcctcgaaatcatttgaaaaatcagCAGCATCGAAATGAGTTGAACCACTTAAATGGTTACTGGTTTCagcaaaattggtctcttttcctttcccctttatcgattctttatagatcttacataggtgctcacgggttcgacaaatatgtgaccaatgtcctggagtgccacatctttAACAAACATTCTCacatctttttgagtgattttcattttaactcgtgttttcatgctgcctttttggtgggtggttcgtgacgttcttttgagataagttattgaagtaactatctcaattattttcatatccacggccgcgactatgaccgcgatcatttttacATCCACGTCCACGTCTACGCTCACGTCCATGACCAAAATCTtgtttatgcctttgattttggtctTCATTTTTAATCAtgacatttgcttctggaaatgccgtTAATcgagtgggtcgggattgatgatttctcactaacaattcgttgttcttttccgccacaagaagacatgcgattagttcagaatatctcgaatatccacgcactctatactgttgttgtagagttatattcgatgcgtggaaagtggaaaatgttttttcaagcatttccatttcagtaacaacatgcccacaaaatttcaattacgagactattcgatacatcgcagaattttAATCTCTGACtattttaaagtcttggaatctcaacgtattccattcatcacggaaattcggaagtataacttcccttACATGCTTAAATCTTTCTTTCAGTTCTTTTCATAagatcattgggtctttttctgtgagatactcacatttcaatccttcatcaagatgtctacgtaagaaaatcatagacttttcattttcttgtgaggatgatatattattttctttgatggtatcacttagacccaatgactcaagatgcatttctacatcgagagttcataccatataattctttccactgatatcgagcgcaacgaattcaatctttgccaaatttgacatggtggtactagaaaaataacaatgcattttattagttaatttccattaatatgacaatacaaaataatggataaacgacgAGTACACGtatgtttaaaaatagataaaaagtGTGCGGTGGATAATTGccggtgagtacaagactcgtgagcatgatgatcataatcgttataaAAAAATAGCCTTAAAAAcaccatcttcatcttcttcgaaAAAAACTAGGAGAAATAACTAAGATAAagagtgaattttggtgtgattaaAAATGAGTTTaagtgatcatatttataggcaaaaaactAGCCATTTATGatcgtttgtgaccgttgggggtaagaaaaaaatgattatgtgttgaataaaaatttgtgataatcatgCGATGCATATagtgataatcataattaaataattatgtatatcatatcacattattataaggtcggtgccgtagacatccttttatataatattgtgaaattatacaaatatagttagtataaaatcaggtatagtatatcatatcacattattataagatcgttgttatagacatccttttatataatattgtgaaattatacaaatatatttagtataaagtcagatatattatatcatatcacattattataagatcggtgtcatagacatccttttatataataacataaaattatatattaatatagttagtatatatacataataaatatatatcatatcacgttattttaagatcggtgtcatagacaactttttatataataacatgaaattatatattaatatatacacaataaaaatatataaacagtaaaaatgaatattcttacttgttgaatatttttgccttcttcttgtattttggagcgtcggaaattatagagaaccttcgagcgatcgtgctgataacgtattgtgaaaaagtaaaaatttatggtataaagtaaaaactccaaaactcaaaatatatcaaactctacacttcacaaatttttctctctcaattcaattgtattttttatcacaaatgaagacctatttatagatctcaattggagatatttccaaaaatttaaatacatttacatcatcacacacttattattcaacattcaactatAATTTTCAACATTCAACTATAAGGCTCCGTTTGGTACCGTTATTAATAATCTATGTATAAAATTATCCTGTCTAATTTCacgttcttttcatcatattatttatccatcttttAATTATAATTCTACATCAAtctaatcattaattatttatcttacatcaatcaaatcattgaattaaaattactatattaccccttataaataatattatttatatattttttttattaaaaggaTAATATGGTAATTtaccatttttatataaaatttaatcaatcaaatcaaataaactataatctatcaatcaaatcaaatcaaatattcattgtcatttcttatttattttttattacattacattatttatctatatattatttatttcatcACCCGTATCAAACTGagcctaataataataataatatattttcaacaattaggaaattttagtaatattttatatttatgaagacatttacatattattattattaaaagcTAAAATATTAAAGTTGAGGATAAGGCCAAATATAGCACTAATTGATGAAGGGAAAAAGAGCGATGCAAAATACGTGGTGGGAAACATCTCCTCAGACATACAATATATACATTACGTGATTCTTTCTTCTCAAAATTTGTGTCGAATTTCTTCCTCTTAATCAATGGGTTCTCTCTCCTTTTGCTACTCTTCTCTGCTTCAGACAATCTTGAATTCGAGGCAGCGAAAAATCTCAGCCGCCATATACTGTTGCACTTCCACTACTTCGACTCCGTACAGCAAGAACATAGTCGAAGGGAACGATCGGTTGAAGCCCATTGTGGTGAATGGGGACCCGCCAACTTTTGTGTCTGCTCCTGGCCGCCGGATTGTAGCCGGTAATCGTTTCAGCTCGAGCAGTTTCTGTGCAGTAGCATATGATATAGTTCttgagatttttttatttatttatttttggttcAAGTTGAAACTTTTTGCCCACTTATAGTTGTAGCGTGATTTGCAGTGGCGGACCCATTAAGGGTCCAGAGTGGGCATTAGCCcctcaatttttttaatatggAATTAGTATACTCTTAttgtttattaataaaataaattacattCAATTCTTATGTTCTAACACTGCATGCATAATAAATTATAATGTAGATGAAACTTAGCATATTCATTGGTTCACAAGCTTTAAACATTGACTTTGATTTACCGGTAGCAACTGCCACAATAGAGAGCATTCACAGTTATGAAGATCGTGAAAAATTAACTTCGCAACATGATGATATATCAATGATTAAATGACTGTGGTGGTAtatattgaaaaaatatatatttattaagttATCAAATGATTGTATGAGGAATTATTATCAAAATCTGAAATATGGCAAAGATCAATGGGAAGTTACATTTGAATTGATGATATGTTTTAACCGTTTTGCTTATTTTTAGTTGATATAacatgtattttattttatatcatataaATTGTGCCCCTCCTGAAAGAAATTCCTGGGTCCGCCCCTGGTGATTTGTAAATGAATTATGTTGCTTTAATGTTATAAGATTTGTTGAAGTTGAGATAGTTTTAAGATGGGATGAAATTGGATGTAGAAAAATCTGGTGCTATGCTGTATAAGATTTATTTGAAGGTTTGCTTAGAGATCAAACAATATGTTTGAAACATTTGTTACCTGCGGGTTGTGCAACTATCTTATTGTTGTGTATTAATTGCTAGTTGGGGATTTGCATGGTGATCTTGACAAGGCTAGATACGCTCTTGAGATGGCTGGTATCTTAAGTTCCGATGGCCAAGATTTGTGGGTTGGTGGACAGACGGTATTTAATTACTTCACTATTTTGCAGATTTATTGATTCGTTTCAAGAAGCATCAAAGTTATCATTCTCACATAGCAATCAATATATATGGCAAAATCACCATTTTTCTGAAACTTTAATGAACTTTATATCTGGACATTTGTATTCATGACCAGGTATTGGTTCAACTTGGTGATATACTTGATAGAGGTGGGGATGAAATCGCGATTTTATCCCTATTAAGGTCTTTGGATATTCAGGCAAAAGCTAATGGAGGTGCAGTATTCCAGGTTCTATGTCGTCCTCATTTGTGTCACATTCAAATCTAGTCTCATTAAGTGTAACAACCATCTCTTAGATATCAATATTTGAATGTTCTAAGGAGTTGGAGATTTTGAACTTCAACCTTGCGGCATCTCCTCTCTGTGCTTTAATCTGATAATAATATCTTGTCATTTTGTCGAGTGctctaatcaataaaagctAGATTTCTGCTTTGTAGATGTTTTATAGATAAAGTGAATTGCAGTACACTTTCATACCATTTTTGTAGGTTAAGGGAAACCATGAAACCATGAATGTAGAAGGAGATTTTAGATATGTCGATTCAGAGGGCTTTGATGAGTGTGCTGACTTCCTTGAATACTTGGAAATTTGCGATCATAAGTGGGAAGAAGCATTTGTTGGATGGGTTGGTGAATCTAAAAGATGGAAAGAACAGCGTATgatgtccaagagttggggtcCATGGAATTTAGTGAAGGTATGTTGAGCTATAACTTTCTAGTTTTTACGAATATGAATCTTTTAGGATAAAGTGTACTAGATCGATGCCAAACAATCTGATTGCTTTAGAGCATGTTTTTAGAATTTTAGGTTAAAGTTTTGCTGAAGGTCCAGCTATATTTCTAGATTGTGGGTTAGACAAATTTTCAAGTATCTGATTAAATTGCGAAAACATGGTTCTTTTGTTTTATAATACAAGTGGAAACCATTGAGCTCTTAAAATTTTGACTGTAGTGAACTCATTTTGCTTCTGTAATTTCTATGATGAAATTTCCACGTTCATATACTGCCCTCCCCTAACCTATTCGAAGGTGTCTTTTACATGAAAGTATACTGAGCAACTACTTAAATTCATTTTTGGTAATGagtctatattttttgtttgCTTAAACTTCAGTGTAAAGACTGAGATGACATTCTTTGTGAGACACTTATATTTTCATAACAGAAATATCTGCTTAAGATGAGGCAATAGAATAAAAGCTACAGAAGCGAGACCCTCAGGAATTCTGTACTTGTTCATGTTTAGCAAATAAGATGGACAGATCTTGATGGAATCATCCATGTTTTGAATGTCATCGTGAATTTCAGTTGAATTTGATTGTGCAACAAAATGTAAATGTTGCCTAACTTGTATGCGGGTTCAACCTTCGAGGCAGCGTTAACTGTTACAATTGAAAGTTATATCCGGTCATCATTTATGGTTGCATTCTGTGTTTATAAAGTTATG comes from the Henckelia pumila isolate YLH828 chromosome 1, ASM3356847v2, whole genome shotgun sequence genome and includes:
- the LOC140886886 gene encoding shewanella-like protein phosphatase 1; this translates as MGSLSFCYSSLLQTILNSRQRKISAAIYCCTSTTSTPYSKNIVEGNDRLKPIVVNGDPPTFVSAPGRRIVAVGDLHGDLDKARYALEMAGILSSDGQDLWVGGQTVLVQLGDILDRGGDEIAILSLLRSLDIQAKANGGAVFQVKGNHETMNVEGDFRYVDSEGFDECADFLEYLEICDHKWEEAFVGWVGESKRWKEQRMMSKSWGPWNLVKRQKGVIARSILLRPGGPLAYELARHAVVIKVDDWVFCHGGLLPHHVEYGIERMNREVSYWMKGLCSSDGDPQLPFIATRGYDSVVWSRLYSRDTSYLDEYQINQIQSILRESLQAVGAKAMVVGHTPQATGINSEFNGSVWRIDVGMSSGVLDSRPEVLEIRDGHARPIRSRSDKYSELQLVDFM